In one Betta splendens chromosome 14, fBetSpl5.4, whole genome shotgun sequence genomic region, the following are encoded:
- the proser1 gene encoding proline and serine-rich protein 1 isoform X2 yields the protein MDKKSFDIVLDEIKKCVLTDQRIKAIEQVHGYFSSEQVMEILKYFSWAEPQIKAVKALQHKMVAIPTTKVANILNCFTFSKDRLIVLELIALNISDAQNYRPVEDLFRIHLSEKKRARRILEQVCKVGCKAPVAMISSCGMIPGNPYPKGRPSLVNGTFPGIPPLKKEEKKDDPSNNMEGKGIASRIIGPFKPFPSTYNPHRPVPYPIPPCRPHATIAPSYAKPGNPQNTTPGVNSGPLLIPHGSTPSTPVPPQSPAQPPPTTPITPVFPGMVPSHNHNAPSPAPAPSPSVIKVGPQTLSDRATPTPSSVIKAHTPSGTPCGTPVPGSGGFTSSPFHVISRPGTPATSRGGPEPLPQVNSMGSNQQKVFSQSADHRSGSPFAGIHPQSGNPSGSVIRSYTPSGTLSVTPGSSTPVIPSCSTPGPSSKPSPGHSAQTQAAMTMAGALNRHSGSNNSGSNSPVPSAFKGASRSGTPSLSSLGVPGSAQAQTALARSLSLSHPSGSPQVSLPSPVAITGLQALSSSPAPPHYPGLSPFPSLSSPLPNSTIPSSVPTVPPTTNISNHQPTSIYPGLAPSASPSAASPFGLGLTSAPSIFPGLPPGPSPTAFPGLGVSGGHSAGSPVLSSFMGLPGATPSSVASVAPLQAAAAAAAAAAGVPSSSPVLPGFASAFSSNFQPGLSSGLQPPGSSGFPGLLSFPGVPGFSPSASPATLGGLHNPTMQSALLQAHSTSALESFPPQANSFTNYPPGPGNPFPLQPGLHPQLGWQ from the exons atgGATAAGAAATCGTTTGATATTGTCTTGGATGAAATAAAGAAG TGCGTTTTGACCGATCAGCGCATCAAAGCCATAGAGCAGGTGCATGGCTATTTCTCCAGTGAGCAG GTGATGGAGATACTGAAATACTTCTCATGGGCAGAGCCACAGATCAAAGCAGTTAAGGCCCTACAGCAT AAAATGGTTGCTATACCAACAACCAAAGTTGCAAATATACTGAACTGCTTCACCTTCTCCAAGGACAGACTGATTGTTCTGGAGCTAATAGCTTT GAATATTTCAGATGCCCAGAATTACCGTCCAGTAGAGGATCTGTTTCGCATACACTTGTCTGAGAAGAAACGTGCTCGCAGGATcttggagcag GTGTGTAAGGTTGGTTGCAAGGCTCCGGTAGCCATGATCTCCTCCTGTGGGATGATACCAGGAAATCCATACCCCAAAGGGAGACCCAGCCTGGTCAATGGTACATTCCCT GGAATTCCgccattaaaaaaagaagagaagaaagacgaTCCATCCAACAATATGGAGGGAAAAGGAATTGCTTCCCGTATTATTGGACCATTCAAACCA tttcctTCAACTTACAATCCTCATCGGCCTGTTCCCTATCCCATACCACCATGCCGACCTCATGCTACCATCGCACCAA GTTACGCCAAACCAGGAAATCCACAAAACACCACACCTGGAGTCAACAGTGGACCGCTCCTCATTCCTCATGGGTCTACGCCTTCTACCCCTGTCCCACCCCAGTCTCCTGCACAGCCGCCTCCCACAACTCCCATCACACCAGTTTTCCCCGGCATGGTGCCATCTCACAACCATAATGCTCCCTCTCCGGCCCCAGCTCCATCACCATCTGTCATCAAAGTAGGACCACAGACCCTCAGTGATCGTGCTACACCTACACCCTCGTCTGTCATTAAGGCCCATACACCCTCAGGTACACCTTGTGGAACTCCTGTCCCTGGCAGTGggggcttcacctcctccccgTTCCATGTAATTTCCCGACCAGGTACTCCTGCTACCTCTCGTGGTGGTCCAGAACCCCTACCTCAAGTAAACTCCATGGGCTCAAATCAGCAGAAGGTTTTTTCCCAGTCAGCAGACCACCGGTCAGGATCCCCTTTTGCTGGCATACACCCACAATCAGGTAACCCTTCTGGGTCAGTGATCCGCAGTTATACTCCCTCTGGAACACTTTCTGTCACTCCGGGATCATCAACTCCAGTAATTCCAAGCTGTTCCACCCCAGGTCCCAGTTCCAAGCCCTCTCCAGGTCATTCTGCACAGACTCAGGCAGCCATGACAATGGCTGGAGCCCTGAACAGGCACTCTGGGAGCAACAACAGTGGTAGTAACAGCCCGGTGCCTTCTGCTTTTAAGGGCGCCTCTCGCTCTGGCACCCCATCTCTTAGCTCTCTAGGTGTACCAGGTTCTGCACAGGCGCAAACAGCCCTGGCACGTTCTTTGAGCCTGTCACACCCTTCTGGTTCTCCTCAAGTCTCTCTGCCTAGTCCTGTTGCTATCACTGGCCTCCAAGCTCTGTCTTCCAGCCCAGCACCCCCTCATTATCCTGGCCTGTCCCCTTTTCCCTCACTTTCTTCCCCTCTCCCGAATTCTACCATTCCTTCATCCGTGCCCACCGTGCCTCCCACTACCAACATTTCTAATCACCAGCCAACTTCCATCTACCCAGGCTTGGCTCCCAGTGCTAGCCCCAGTGCCGCTTCCCCTTTTGGTCTTGGCCTCACATCTGCGCCTTCTATATTCCCAGGCCTTCCGCCTGGCCCTAGCCCCACTGCCTTCCCTGGACTTGGCGTGTCAGGGGGTCATAGTGCAGGAAGTCCTGTATTGTCTTCATTCATGGGACTGCCAGGTGCAACTCCTTCTTCAGTCGCATCAGTGGCACCTCTgcaggcagcggcagcagcagcggcagcagcagctggggtTCCATCATCGTCACCAGTTTTGCCAGGCTTTGCATCTGCTTTCAGCTCCAATTTCCAGCCTGG GCTGAGCAGTGGACTCCAGCCTCCAGGAAGCAGCGGGTTCCCTGGTTTGCTGTCCTTCCCTGGGGTACCAGGGTTCTCTCCTTCTGCCTCCCCTGCCACCCTTGGTGGTCTCCACAATCCAACTATGCAGTCTGCACttctgcag GCTCATTCCACATCTGCTTTGGAGAGCTTTCCTCCTCAGGCCAACAGTTTCACCAACTACCCCCCTGGCCCAGGAAACCCCTTTCCTCTCCAACCAGGCCTGCACCCCCAGTTGGGTTGGCAGTGA
- the proser1 gene encoding proline and serine-rich protein 1 isoform X1, whose translation MDKKSFDIVLDEIKKCVLTDQRIKAIEQVHGYFSSEQVMEILKYFSWAEPQIKAVKALQHKMVAIPTTKVANILNCFTFSKDRLIVLELIALNISDAQNYRPVEDLFRIHLSEKKRARRILEQVCKVGCKAPVAMISSCGMIPGNPYPKGRPSLVNGTFPGIPPLKKEEKKDDPSNNMEGKGIASRIIGPFKPFPSTYNPHRPVPYPIPPCRPHATIAPSAYNSAGLVSMGGVITASVPPPPYNATHKVAGYAKPGNPQNTTPGVNSGPLLIPHGSTPSTPVPPQSPAQPPPTTPITPVFPGMVPSHNHNAPSPAPAPSPSVIKVGPQTLSDRATPTPSSVIKAHTPSGTPCGTPVPGSGGFTSSPFHVISRPGTPATSRGGPEPLPQVNSMGSNQQKVFSQSADHRSGSPFAGIHPQSGNPSGSVIRSYTPSGTLSVTPGSSTPVIPSCSTPGPSSKPSPGHSAQTQAAMTMAGALNRHSGSNNSGSNSPVPSAFKGASRSGTPSLSSLGVPGSAQAQTALARSLSLSHPSGSPQVSLPSPVAITGLQALSSSPAPPHYPGLSPFPSLSSPLPNSTIPSSVPTVPPTTNISNHQPTSIYPGLAPSASPSAASPFGLGLTSAPSIFPGLPPGPSPTAFPGLGVSGGHSAGSPVLSSFMGLPGATPSSVASVAPLQAAAAAAAAAAGVPSSSPVLPGFASAFSSNFQPGLSSGLQPPGSSGFPGLLSFPGVPGFSPSASPATLGGLHNPTMQSALLQAHSTSALESFPPQANSFTNYPPGPGNPFPLQPGLHPQLGWQ comes from the exons atgGATAAGAAATCGTTTGATATTGTCTTGGATGAAATAAAGAAG TGCGTTTTGACCGATCAGCGCATCAAAGCCATAGAGCAGGTGCATGGCTATTTCTCCAGTGAGCAG GTGATGGAGATACTGAAATACTTCTCATGGGCAGAGCCACAGATCAAAGCAGTTAAGGCCCTACAGCAT AAAATGGTTGCTATACCAACAACCAAAGTTGCAAATATACTGAACTGCTTCACCTTCTCCAAGGACAGACTGATTGTTCTGGAGCTAATAGCTTT GAATATTTCAGATGCCCAGAATTACCGTCCAGTAGAGGATCTGTTTCGCATACACTTGTCTGAGAAGAAACGTGCTCGCAGGATcttggagcag GTGTGTAAGGTTGGTTGCAAGGCTCCGGTAGCCATGATCTCCTCCTGTGGGATGATACCAGGAAATCCATACCCCAAAGGGAGACCCAGCCTGGTCAATGGTACATTCCCT GGAATTCCgccattaaaaaaagaagagaagaaagacgaTCCATCCAACAATATGGAGGGAAAAGGAATTGCTTCCCGTATTATTGGACCATTCAAACCA tttcctTCAACTTACAATCCTCATCGGCCTGTTCCCTATCCCATACCACCATGCCGACCTCATGCTACCATCGCACCAA GTGCGTACAACAGCGCAGGCCTTGTTTCTATGGGAGGGGTTATAACAGCCAGTGTGCCCCCTCCTCCCTACAACGCTACCCACAAAGTAGCAG GTTACGCCAAACCAGGAAATCCACAAAACACCACACCTGGAGTCAACAGTGGACCGCTCCTCATTCCTCATGGGTCTACGCCTTCTACCCCTGTCCCACCCCAGTCTCCTGCACAGCCGCCTCCCACAACTCCCATCACACCAGTTTTCCCCGGCATGGTGCCATCTCACAACCATAATGCTCCCTCTCCGGCCCCAGCTCCATCACCATCTGTCATCAAAGTAGGACCACAGACCCTCAGTGATCGTGCTACACCTACACCCTCGTCTGTCATTAAGGCCCATACACCCTCAGGTACACCTTGTGGAACTCCTGTCCCTGGCAGTGggggcttcacctcctccccgTTCCATGTAATTTCCCGACCAGGTACTCCTGCTACCTCTCGTGGTGGTCCAGAACCCCTACCTCAAGTAAACTCCATGGGCTCAAATCAGCAGAAGGTTTTTTCCCAGTCAGCAGACCACCGGTCAGGATCCCCTTTTGCTGGCATACACCCACAATCAGGTAACCCTTCTGGGTCAGTGATCCGCAGTTATACTCCCTCTGGAACACTTTCTGTCACTCCGGGATCATCAACTCCAGTAATTCCAAGCTGTTCCACCCCAGGTCCCAGTTCCAAGCCCTCTCCAGGTCATTCTGCACAGACTCAGGCAGCCATGACAATGGCTGGAGCCCTGAACAGGCACTCTGGGAGCAACAACAGTGGTAGTAACAGCCCGGTGCCTTCTGCTTTTAAGGGCGCCTCTCGCTCTGGCACCCCATCTCTTAGCTCTCTAGGTGTACCAGGTTCTGCACAGGCGCAAACAGCCCTGGCACGTTCTTTGAGCCTGTCACACCCTTCTGGTTCTCCTCAAGTCTCTCTGCCTAGTCCTGTTGCTATCACTGGCCTCCAAGCTCTGTCTTCCAGCCCAGCACCCCCTCATTATCCTGGCCTGTCCCCTTTTCCCTCACTTTCTTCCCCTCTCCCGAATTCTACCATTCCTTCATCCGTGCCCACCGTGCCTCCCACTACCAACATTTCTAATCACCAGCCAACTTCCATCTACCCAGGCTTGGCTCCCAGTGCTAGCCCCAGTGCCGCTTCCCCTTTTGGTCTTGGCCTCACATCTGCGCCTTCTATATTCCCAGGCCTTCCGCCTGGCCCTAGCCCCACTGCCTTCCCTGGACTTGGCGTGTCAGGGGGTCATAGTGCAGGAAGTCCTGTATTGTCTTCATTCATGGGACTGCCAGGTGCAACTCCTTCTTCAGTCGCATCAGTGGCACCTCTgcaggcagcggcagcagcagcggcagcagcagctggggtTCCATCATCGTCACCAGTTTTGCCAGGCTTTGCATCTGCTTTCAGCTCCAATTTCCAGCCTGG GCTGAGCAGTGGACTCCAGCCTCCAGGAAGCAGCGGGTTCCCTGGTTTGCTGTCCTTCCCTGGGGTACCAGGGTTCTCTCCTTCTGCCTCCCCTGCCACCCTTGGTGGTCTCCACAATCCAACTATGCAGTCTGCACttctgcag GCTCATTCCACATCTGCTTTGGAGAGCTTTCCTCCTCAGGCCAACAGTTTCACCAACTACCCCCCTGGCCCAGGAAACCCCTTTCCTCTCCAACCAGGCCTGCACCCCCAGTTGGGTTGGCAGTGA
- the vps36 gene encoding vacuolar protein-sorting-associated protein 36 has translation MDRFSWSNGLLEINETLVIQQRGVRLYDGDDKAKLDIGAALLSTHRLIWRDIKNHDCCIAIPLSQIIYFEEQAAGIGKSAKIVIHLHPASPNREPGPYQQSKYSYIKLSFKEHGQIEFYRRLTEEMTQKRWENTPVSQPISTGTGSQAGRTRAVGIVGIERKIEEKRKETDKNISEAFEDLSKLMVKAKEMVELSKSIANKIKEKQGDITEDETIRFKSYLLSMGIADPVTRETHGSGTHYHLQLARQLGDMLQAPLEERGGMMALTEVYCLVNRARGMELLSPEDLVNACKMFESLKLLLRLRVFDSGVMVVQLQSHSEEEMIASALDNVSDKGSLTAEEFAKLLGLSVLLSKERLLLAEKMGHLCRDDSVEGLRFYPNLF, from the exons ATGGACCGATTTTCTTGGTCAAACGGGCTGTTGGAAATAAATGAAACGTTGGTGATACAGCAACGAGGCGTGAGACTGTACGACGGCGATGACAAG GCTAAACTGGACATTGGCGCTGCCCTGTTGAGCACCCATCGCTTGATTTGGAGGGACATTAAAAATCAT GATTGCTGCATAGCCATACCTCTATCACAAATCATCTATTTCGAGGAGCAGGCTGCAGGAATAGGAAAAAG TGCAAAAATAGTCATACACCTGCATCCAGCTTCTCCTAACAGGGAGCCAGGTCCTTACCAGCAGAGCAAGTACTCCTACATCAAGCTGTCCTTTAAAGAACATGGGCagattgag TTTTACAGGAGGCTAACAGAGGAGATGACTCAAAAGCGATGGGAGAATACTCCAGTTTCCCAACCTATCTCCACAGGGACTGGTTCTCAG GCAGGAAGAACACGTGCAGTGGGGATTGTTGGTATCGAGAGGAAGatagaggaaaaaagaaaagaaactgaCAAAAATATTTCTGAG GCATTTGAGGATCTCAGTAAGCTCATGGTCAAG GCCAAAGAGATGGTAGAGCTGTCAAAGTCTATAGCCAACAAGATCAAAGAAAAACAGGGCGATATAACAGAAGATGAG ACAATTCGATTCAAGTCCTACCTACTGAGCATGGGTATTGCTGACCCTGTTACCAGAGAAACCCATGGATCAGGCACACATTACCATCTGCAGCTAGCTAGGCAATTGGGAGATATGCTTCAGGCCCCTTTAGAG GAACGTGGAGGAATGATGGCCCTGACTGAGGTGTACTGTCTCGTTAACCGTGCTAGAGGAATGGAG CTTCTATCTCCAGAAGACTTGGTAAACGCATGCAAGATGTTTGAGTCATTGAAGCTGCTACTGAG GCTGCGTGTGTTTGACAGTGGTGTAATGGTGGTccagctgcagtcacacagcGAAGAGGAAATGATAGCCTCAGCATTGGACAAT GTTTCAGACAAAGGATCTTTGACAGCAGAGGAGTTTGCCAAACTACTTGGtctctctgtccttctgtctAAAGAGCG GCTCCTGCTGGCTGAGAAGATGGGTCACCTGTGTAGAGATGACTCTGTTGAGGGCTTGAGATTCTACCCAAACCTCTTTTGA
- the LOC114869206 gene encoding thrombospondin type-1 domain-containing protein 1, translated as MPQAASLLPFLLVLMGYAFAGLNIWPSFHIALSNASVFVDFSTESNISTVRNRSLSLVNMETNTTLLIRTVPNNQLSGRVEFSCSCFLYAGTFRFLLRQSSTAAVSHANGTDKSSVERTSWWWSSELQVQWPTFHIAVERAGNHSGSFQVGISTNEHFQACSGRPEPDLFLEVNYMEYNQIGRNSIDKVRVRTRRPIKPVRSQSIELSCAFPFTDKDFIRVSLQSPHTQQEVKSSGPLYLSRIFSYKLLVENANAYKTGCVGTMTVKLMAPPCAHVNGKVLLYKDAGDGKGLGASSAAGAGGTPPLGTGPEEPSSPPLAFNWMTPGENDTEFNCSVFYPGRNKYCFRFVFNYSRSPSPAQTCLVVHRTAEAWGPWQPWSLCSVSCGEGIRERVRGCLLPSGVGGKHCTGMVKEQSLCSLEDCVVSPTPSPPLPSVPVRAAPLGGNMIVVAGISLCLAVILSTIVVTVWRKLCYTPQCSSVHRGSIHSPGGRKLSDEASICGQSLQRPSLSETHGPAGGACTDGPPLGSQPLSQTLVTPLSHDPERLSPTGQKMVPPIFGYRLAQQQLKEMKKKGLKEATQLYHVSSSPVHDTLVESSISQASSSGPSPIGYVHSAMPLDPQEDSSQNHFRITTPFPEPQPSRVTPIRLSPRVELVLGPATSAHASARSSKWHDRTADWVEMVERSRIAGLRGGDAGLSDSSQKNPHFRRTSSFNDTKPQLRTSQFRDRSMTQVGFRTLPEGSCWTKGGWERQPSRSYPIPEHVASESRSHNFDQRRPWRDTTTNQNTELKHTGSNTKGTSASERHANAEPSGTGERQRSDKPRAREGEGVSGIGGPGTGHLSSNDLQQLSVDRAERAEQNWNRRGPSPIQRNILARKLKEAQSRPGVKGRQRSSTFSASSSERRKERCRSLPMSGGYSTSGGSTYTLSEAEQRMLDLDLSSSYVEEEE; from the exons ATGCCACAGGCCGCCTCACTGCTGCCCTTTCTGCTGGTGCTCATGGGATACG CTTTTGCAGGGCTCAATATATGGCCCTCCTTCCACATTGCACTTAGCAATGCCAGCGTATTCGTGGACTTCAGCACAGAATCCAATATCAGCACGGTCCGCAACAGAAGCCTGTCTCTGGTCAACATGGAAACCAACACCACCCTCCTGATCAGGACTGTGCCTAACAACCAGCTGAGCGGTAGGGTGGAgttcagctgttcctgcttcctgtACGCAGGAACTTTCCGGTTCCtgctgaggcagagcagcaccGCTGCCGTCTCCCATGCGAATGGGACAGATAAAAGCAGCGTAGAGCGCACGTCCTGGTGGTGGAGTTCAGAACTGCAGGTGCAGTGGCCCACCTTTCACATCGCCGTGGAAAGAGCAGGAAATCACTCAGGATCTTTTCAG GTTGGGATTTCCACTAATGAACACTTCCAGGCTTGTTCCGGCAGGCCTGAGCCCGATCTCTTCCTGGAAGTCAACTACATGGAATACAACCAAATTGGGAGAAATAGCATTGACAAAGTCCGGGTCCGCACGCGCCGCCCCATCAAACCCGTCCGTTCTCAGAGTATCGAGCTGTCCTGCGCCTTCCCCTTCACAGACAAAGACTTCATACGAGTTTCTCTACAGTCTCCTCACACACAACAGGAAGTCAAGAGCTCCGGGCCTCTTTACCTGTCGCGCATCTTCTCTTATAAGCTCCTGGTGGAAAATGCCAACGCCTATAAGACTGGTTGTGTAGGCACTATGACTGTTAAACTGATGGCCCCTCCATGTGCTCACGTGAATGGTAAAGTCCTGCTGTACAAGGATGCAGGTGATGGGAAAGGGCTCGgcgcttcctctgcagcaggagcaggtggaacGCCACCGCTGGGCACCGGCCCAGAGGAGCCGTCCTCTCCACCGCTCGCCTTCAACTGGATGACCCCGGGAGAGAACGACACAGAGTTCAACTGCTCTGTGTTTTACCCAGGAAGGAACAAGTACTGCTTTCGTTTTGTTTTTAACTACAGTCGCTCCCCTAGTCCAGCACAAACCTGCTTGGTGGTTCACAGGACTGCAG aggCATGGGGTCCCTGGCAGCCATGGAGCTTGTGCAGCGTGAGCTGTGGAGAGGGGATCAGGGAGAGGGTGCGTGGATgtctgctgccctctggtgtTGGGGGGAAGCACTGCACTGGCATGGTGAAGGAGCAGTCCCTCTGCTCTCTGGAGGACTGTGTCG TGTCACCCACTCCTTCCCCACCTTTGCCCTCTGTACCCGTCAGAGCAGCACCGCTTGGCGGCAACATGATCGTGGTGGCTGGCATCTCGCTTTGCCTGGCTGTGATTCTGTCCACCATTGTGGTGACTGTGTGGAGAAAGCTCTGCTACACGCCTCAGTGCAGCTCCGTCCACCGGGGCTCCATACATTCCCCTGGAGGGCGCAAGCTTTCTGACGAGGCCTCCATTTGTGGGCAAAGCCTACAGAGGCCCAGCCTTTCGGAGACGCacggcccagcagggggcgcgtGCACTGACGGACCCCCACTGGGCAGCCAGCCTCTTTCACAGACGCTGGTGACGCCCCTTTCACACGACCCAGAAAGGCTTTCACCCACAGGTCAGAAGATGGTTCCACCAATATTTGG ATACAGGTTGGCCCAGCAGCAGTTaaaagagatgaagaagaagggCTTAAAGGAGGCGACACAGCTGTACCATGTCTCTTCCAGTCCAGTCCATGACACCTTGGTAGAGTCCTCCATTTCACAGGCCAGCTCCTCTGGTCCTTCGCCAATCGGATACGTTCATTCTGCCATGCCACTGGACCCCCAGGAAGATAGCAGCCAAAACCATTTCCGTATCACGACTCCCTTTCCTGAGCCCCAGCCTTCCAGAGTCACACCAATCAGACTGAGTCCCAGAGTGGAGCTGGTTTTGGGTCCCGCCACCTCTGCCCATGCAAGTGCGAGGAGCTCGAAATGGCATGACCGTACCGCTGACTGGGTGGAGATGGTAGAGAGAAGCCGGATAGCAGgtctcagaggaggagatgcaggaCTGAGCGACTCTTCTCAGAAAAACCCACATTTCCGTCGGACCTCCAGCTTTAACGACACCAAACCACAACTTCGAACTTCACAGTTCAGAGATAGAAGCATGACCCAG GTGGGATTTCGGACTCTTCCTGAAGGAAGTTGTTGGACCAAGGGAGGATGGGAGAGGCAGCCATCGCGTTCCTATCCTATTCCAGAGCACGTGGCCTCAGAGTCCAGATCGCACAATTTTGACCAAAGGAGACCCTGGAGAGACACAACGACAAATCAAAACACTGAACTCAAACACACAGGATCCAACACCAAAGGCACGTCGGCATCTGAGAGACATGCAAATGCAGAACCCAGTGGCACTGGGGAAAGACAAAGAAGTGATAAGCCAAGAGCTAGAGAAGGTGAAGGGGTGTCAGGAATTGGGGGGCCAGGAACTGGGCACCTCAGTTCCAATGACCTACAGCAACTGAGCGTGGATCGGGCTGAGCGGGCTGAGCAGAACTGGAACCGACGCGGCCCGTCACCTATCCAGAGGAACATTCTGGCTCGGAAATTAAAGGAGGCCCAGTCTCgccctggggtcaaaggtcggcaGCGCAGCTCCACCTTCAGCGCGTCGTCCtcggagaggaggaaggagcgctgCCGCTCTCTGCC
- the proser1 gene encoding proline and serine-rich protein 1 isoform X3 codes for MDKKSFDIVLDEIKKCVLTDQRIKAIEQVHGYFSSEQVMEILKYFSWAEPQIKAVKALQHKMVAIPTTKVANILNCFTFSKDRLIVLELIALNISDAQNYRPVEDLFRIHLSEKKRARRILEQVCKVGCKAPVAMISSCGMIPGNPYPKGRPSLVNGTFPGIPPLKKEEKKDDPSNNMEGKGIASRIIGPFKPFPSTYNPHRPVPYPIPPCRPHATIAPSAYNSAGLVSMGGVITASVPPPPYNATHKVAGYAKPGNPQNTTPGVNSGPLLIPHGSTPSTPVPPQSPAQPPPTTPITPVFPGMVPSHNHNAPSPAPAPSPSVIKVGPQTLSDRATPTPSSVIKAHTPSGTPCGTPVPGSGGFTSSPFHVISRPGTPATSRGGPEPLPQVNSMGSNQQKVFSQSADHRSGSPFAGIHPQSGPSSKPSPGHSAQTQAAMTMAGALNRHSGSNNSGSNSPVPSAFKGASRSGTPSLSSLGVPGSAQAQTALARSLSLSHPSGSPQVSLPSPVAITGLQALSSSPAPPHYPGLSPFPSLSSPLPNSTIPSSVPTVPPTTNISNHQPTSIYPGLAPSASPSAASPFGLGLTSAPSIFPGLPPGPSPTAFPGLGVSGGHSAGSPVLSSFMGLPGATPSSVASVAPLQAAAAAAAAAAGVPSSSPVLPGFASAFSSNFQPGLSSGLQPPGSSGFPGLLSFPGVPGFSPSASPATLGGLHNPTMQSALLQAHSTSALESFPPQANSFTNYPPGPGNPFPLQPGLHPQLGWQ; via the exons atgGATAAGAAATCGTTTGATATTGTCTTGGATGAAATAAAGAAG TGCGTTTTGACCGATCAGCGCATCAAAGCCATAGAGCAGGTGCATGGCTATTTCTCCAGTGAGCAG GTGATGGAGATACTGAAATACTTCTCATGGGCAGAGCCACAGATCAAAGCAGTTAAGGCCCTACAGCAT AAAATGGTTGCTATACCAACAACCAAAGTTGCAAATATACTGAACTGCTTCACCTTCTCCAAGGACAGACTGATTGTTCTGGAGCTAATAGCTTT GAATATTTCAGATGCCCAGAATTACCGTCCAGTAGAGGATCTGTTTCGCATACACTTGTCTGAGAAGAAACGTGCTCGCAGGATcttggagcag GTGTGTAAGGTTGGTTGCAAGGCTCCGGTAGCCATGATCTCCTCCTGTGGGATGATACCAGGAAATCCATACCCCAAAGGGAGACCCAGCCTGGTCAATGGTACATTCCCT GGAATTCCgccattaaaaaaagaagagaagaaagacgaTCCATCCAACAATATGGAGGGAAAAGGAATTGCTTCCCGTATTATTGGACCATTCAAACCA tttcctTCAACTTACAATCCTCATCGGCCTGTTCCCTATCCCATACCACCATGCCGACCTCATGCTACCATCGCACCAA GTGCGTACAACAGCGCAGGCCTTGTTTCTATGGGAGGGGTTATAACAGCCAGTGTGCCCCCTCCTCCCTACAACGCTACCCACAAAGTAGCAG GTTACGCCAAACCAGGAAATCCACAAAACACCACACCTGGAGTCAACAGTGGACCGCTCCTCATTCCTCATGGGTCTACGCCTTCTACCCCTGTCCCACCCCAGTCTCCTGCACAGCCGCCTCCCACAACTCCCATCACACCAGTTTTCCCCGGCATGGTGCCATCTCACAACCATAATGCTCCCTCTCCGGCCCCAGCTCCATCACCATCTGTCATCAAAGTAGGACCACAGACCCTCAGTGATCGTGCTACACCTACACCCTCGTCTGTCATTAAGGCCCATACACCCTCAGGTACACCTTGTGGAACTCCTGTCCCTGGCAGTGggggcttcacctcctccccgTTCCATGTAATTTCCCGACCAGGTACTCCTGCTACCTCTCGTGGTGGTCCAGAACCCCTACCTCAAGTAAACTCCATGGGCTCAAATCAGCAGAAGGTTTTTTCCCAGTCAGCAGACCACCGGTCAGGATCCCCTTTTGCTGGCATACACCCACAATCAG GTCCCAGTTCCAAGCCCTCTCCAGGTCATTCTGCACAGACTCAGGCAGCCATGACAATGGCTGGAGCCCTGAACAGGCACTCTGGGAGCAACAACAGTGGTAGTAACAGCCCGGTGCCTTCTGCTTTTAAGGGCGCCTCTCGCTCTGGCACCCCATCTCTTAGCTCTCTAGGTGTACCAGGTTCTGCACAGGCGCAAACAGCCCTGGCACGTTCTTTGAGCCTGTCACACCCTTCTGGTTCTCCTCAAGTCTCTCTGCCTAGTCCTGTTGCTATCACTGGCCTCCAAGCTCTGTCTTCCAGCCCAGCACCCCCTCATTATCCTGGCCTGTCCCCTTTTCCCTCACTTTCTTCCCCTCTCCCGAATTCTACCATTCCTTCATCCGTGCCCACCGTGCCTCCCACTACCAACATTTCTAATCACCAGCCAACTTCCATCTACCCAGGCTTGGCTCCCAGTGCTAGCCCCAGTGCCGCTTCCCCTTTTGGTCTTGGCCTCACATCTGCGCCTTCTATATTCCCAGGCCTTCCGCCTGGCCCTAGCCCCACTGCCTTCCCTGGACTTGGCGTGTCAGGGGGTCATAGTGCAGGAAGTCCTGTATTGTCTTCATTCATGGGACTGCCAGGTGCAACTCCTTCTTCAGTCGCATCAGTGGCACCTCTgcaggcagcggcagcagcagcggcagcagcagctggggtTCCATCATCGTCACCAGTTTTGCCAGGCTTTGCATCTGCTTTCAGCTCCAATTTCCAGCCTGG GCTGAGCAGTGGACTCCAGCCTCCAGGAAGCAGCGGGTTCCCTGGTTTGCTGTCCTTCCCTGGGGTACCAGGGTTCTCTCCTTCTGCCTCCCCTGCCACCCTTGGTGGTCTCCACAATCCAACTATGCAGTCTGCACttctgcag GCTCATTCCACATCTGCTTTGGAGAGCTTTCCTCCTCAGGCCAACAGTTTCACCAACTACCCCCCTGGCCCAGGAAACCCCTTTCCTCTCCAACCAGGCCTGCACCCCCAGTTGGGTTGGCAGTGA